One genomic region from Desulforegulaceae bacterium encodes:
- a CDS encoding DMT family transporter produces the protein MRKSIPFIALVVAMILWSSTFVALKYSFRYFPPMFVIFSRMIIASLCFLPLLPFIKPIKIKRKDIYLILAMAVLEPCIYFVFEALALKNTTSSQAGMITALLPLIVAIGAALFLGETSSKKTYAGFIMAIIGAIALSFSGGGDAESPNPILGNFFEFLAMICAAGYTLLLKRLSSTYNPFFLTAIQTFCGSIFFALILFTGSLTGTIAFPTEWPVFPVFILIYLGTFITMGAYGLFNFGVSKIPASKASIFVNLIPIFSVIWGWALLDDRFTLTQCFAGALILIGVWVSQDKIEKNSAAPVFEN, from the coding sequence ATGAGAAAATCTATACCTTTTATAGCATTAGTTGTTGCAATGATTTTATGGTCAAGCACTTTTGTTGCCCTAAAATATTCATTCAGATATTTTCCGCCCATGTTTGTAATTTTTTCAAGGATGATTATTGCCAGCCTATGTTTTCTTCCTCTCCTTCCTTTTATAAAACCCATAAAAATAAAAAGAAAAGATATTTATCTTATTTTAGCTATGGCTGTTTTAGAGCCATGTATTTACTTTGTTTTTGAAGCTCTTGCTCTTAAAAATACAACTTCATCCCAGGCAGGGATGATCACTGCCCTTCTTCCTCTTATAGTTGCCATAGGAGCAGCTTTATTTCTTGGAGAAACAAGCTCAAAAAAAACATACGCAGGTTTTATAATGGCAATTATAGGGGCTATTGCACTAAGCTTTTCAGGAGGAGGAGATGCGGAATCTCCAAATCCCATCCTGGGCAACTTTTTTGAATTCCTTGCAATGATATGTGCAGCAGGATACACCCTTCTTTTAAAACGACTGAGCAGTACCTACAACCCTTTTTTCCTTACAGCTATTCAAACTTTCTGCGGTTCCATATTTTTTGCACTTATTCTTTTTACAGGAAGCCTTACAGGAACAATTGCCTTTCCTACAGAATGGCCTGTTTTTCCTGTATTTATCCTTATTTACCTTGGAACCTTTATCACCATGGGAGCTTATGGACTTTTTAATTTCGGAGTAAGCAAAATCCCTGCAAGCAAAGCTTCTATCTTTGTAAATCTTATTCCTATTTTTTCAGTAATCTGGGGATGGGCTCTTTTAGACGACAGATTTACCCTTACTCAATGCTTTGCAGGTGCTCTTATTCTTATTGGGGTCTGGGTAAGCCAGGATAAAATAGAAAAAAATTCAGCAGCTCCTGTTTTTGAAAATTAA
- a CDS encoding acyl-CoA dehydratase activase, with protein sequence MKQNIIYHAGLDIGSTTAKLVLVDDARQLVFSRYQRHYAKITDTVSVFFNEVLKKLGNCQFQLAVTGSAGMGMAHEMDLPFVQEVIATHEVVMDLYPEVSTVVDIGGEDSKMIFLSSNRPPDIRMNGNCAGGTGAFIDQLAVLLNCSPSDLNKFANQHKRVYPIASRCGVFAKTDVQNLLSRNVPVPDIAASVFHAVAIQCLNTLARGYEVKPKLLLCGGVFAFLPELVKAFLKVLDIPVSDTVIPETPALLPAIGSAILSCEHPHVFSASELINKMAQAEDRSYTQKNRLDPLFSTENERINWEENRHQIKISRVKLADYSSSECFLGIDSGSTTTKIIAIGINNEVLFSWYRNNEGNPIEAVASGLAVLRDEIKQKNPKLLITGTAVTGYGEDLIRTAFGMDMGLVETIAHFEAAKYMDPEVSFILDIGGQDMKAIFIQNGAISRIELNEACSSGCGSFIETFASSLGYKVDEFASLAMEAKAPCDLGSRCTVFMNSRVKQSLRENAAVSDISAGLSFSVIKNCLFKVLNLLDIEQMGGHLVLQGGAGKNPSLVRALETLAKVKVTHSDIPEMMGSFGAALAAKKFAEEKKDRFSNPFTAIYNLEAISDFKTRQIVCNGCENTCAITQFVFSNGRSFYSGNRCEKIFGSKGEEVIEKGFDFVDFKYRLLFDRELSPHANPKWTIGIPRCLNFYENFPFWHGLFSHCGINIVLSGPSTMAMSDTAKGSIMSDNICFPAKLANGHVLDLVDQGVDRIFYPMVIYEYDEFQQAVNAFNCPIVSSYADVIDSSLDLDTRKGIPLDKPAITFNDEALLTKACLAYLQPLGVSKSSIRDGVKKGLKAQEYYKKTIREKGKEMVVRANKSNRLLVVLSGRPYHIDSLINQKTSQILSDFGVDFITEDAVPDVESTEFESLQVLTQWAYTNRLFHAGTWVANQPDNIQMIQLNSFGCGPDAVSIEETRQILDTGGKNHTVIKVDDISSTGSVRLRIRSMVESLKRQTSHSQPGHVLRKTTPNFEKKDRKRKILAPFFAESYSDYLPPAFEISGYEVEVLPPPNQDSVEIGLKYVGNDICYPAVLVTGDIIKALKTGRYDPEEIAVGITQTGGQCRASSYLFLIRKAMVKAGFEDVPVISVTSAKGLNHQPGFDINWLKMLKIMYVAAMYSDCIAKMYYSTAVREVKPGTSQELRKKYISKAQSCILSKNYEQFFNLLDKAVADFNRVAIHDKPVGKIGIVGEIYIKYNSFGNQFMTDFFIENQVEPVVPPILDFFIQDFVNYRENIRAHIRHRKITDILGQFIEIYLNRFHKKMAQQFEAFRFHTPFHDIHEVAKKAGRILSPVNQFGEGWLIPGEIACMAEEGVNHIVSVQPFGCIANHIVSKGVEKRIKSLYPNMNLLFLDFDAGTSEVNVRNRLHFMVESVLKAEGIKKTQPSLVTSV encoded by the coding sequence ATGAAACAAAATATCATATATCATGCTGGTCTGGATATCGGTTCCACCACTGCAAAGCTCGTTTTGGTGGATGATGCCAGACAATTGGTTTTTTCAAGGTATCAGCGGCACTATGCCAAGATCACTGATACTGTTTCTGTTTTTTTTAACGAGGTTTTGAAAAAGTTGGGTAATTGTCAGTTTCAGCTTGCAGTAACTGGATCTGCAGGTATGGGAATGGCCCATGAAATGGACTTGCCCTTTGTTCAGGAGGTAATTGCCACCCATGAAGTGGTTATGGATTTATATCCTGAAGTTAGTACGGTTGTAGATATTGGAGGTGAAGACTCCAAAATGATTTTCCTTTCTTCTAACAGACCTCCAGATATTCGTATGAATGGTAATTGTGCCGGTGGTACAGGTGCTTTTATTGATCAACTGGCAGTCTTGCTAAATTGTTCTCCTTCGGATTTAAATAAATTTGCCAACCAGCATAAAAGAGTTTATCCCATTGCATCCAGGTGCGGAGTATTTGCCAAAACCGATGTTCAGAATTTGTTGAGCCGCAATGTGCCTGTCCCTGATATAGCGGCATCAGTGTTTCATGCAGTGGCCATTCAATGCTTAAATACTCTGGCCAGAGGGTATGAGGTTAAACCTAAGCTTTTGCTCTGCGGTGGAGTATTTGCTTTTTTGCCTGAACTTGTAAAAGCCTTTTTAAAAGTTCTTGATATTCCAGTTTCTGATACTGTGATACCTGAGACTCCGGCTCTTTTGCCGGCCATTGGTTCAGCTATTTTAAGCTGTGAGCATCCCCATGTTTTTTCTGCTTCTGAGTTGATAAATAAAATGGCTCAGGCCGAGGATCGTTCCTATACACAAAAAAATCGTCTTGATCCGCTTTTTTCAACTGAAAATGAAAGAATTAATTGGGAAGAAAATCGTCATCAAATAAAAATTTCCAGGGTCAAACTTGCTGATTATTCCTCTTCTGAGTGTTTTTTGGGAATAGATTCTGGTTCCACTACCACAAAGATTATTGCCATAGGCATAAATAATGAGGTTTTGTTTTCTTGGTATAGGAACAATGAGGGTAATCCCATTGAGGCAGTTGCCTCGGGACTTGCTGTTTTACGAGATGAAATTAAACAAAAGAATCCAAAACTTCTTATCACTGGAACTGCTGTCACCGGTTATGGAGAAGATCTTATTCGTACAGCTTTTGGAATGGATATGGGTCTGGTGGAAACTATTGCCCATTTTGAAGCTGCCAAATATATGGATCCTGAGGTTTCATTTATCCTGGACATAGGAGGTCAGGATATGAAGGCTATTTTTATCCAGAATGGAGCCATTTCACGTATTGAACTCAATGAAGCCTGTTCATCTGGCTGTGGATCTTTTATTGAAACATTTGCCAGTTCTTTGGGATATAAAGTTGATGAATTTGCCAGCCTTGCCATGGAAGCAAAAGCTCCCTGTGATTTAGGTTCCAGGTGTACTGTTTTCATGAATTCCCGTGTCAAGCAGTCATTAAGGGAAAATGCGGCTGTGTCTGATATCAGTGCAGGACTTTCTTTTTCTGTAATAAAAAATTGTCTTTTTAAAGTACTTAATCTTTTAGATATAGAGCAAATGGGAGGCCATCTGGTTCTTCAAGGCGGGGCAGGTAAAAATCCTTCCCTTGTTCGTGCCCTTGAAACTCTTGCAAAGGTGAAAGTTACCCATTCTGATATCCCTGAAATGATGGGATCCTTTGGGGCTGCCCTGGCTGCCAAAAAATTTGCTGAAGAAAAGAAAGACCGATTTTCCAATCCGTTTACAGCTATTTATAATCTTGAAGCCATTTCAGACTTTAAAACCCGTCAGATTGTGTGCAATGGTTGTGAAAATACTTGTGCAATTACCCAATTTGTTTTTTCCAATGGCAGATCCTTTTATTCAGGCAATAGATGCGAGAAAATATTTGGATCCAAAGGAGAAGAGGTTATTGAAAAAGGATTTGATTTTGTTGATTTTAAATACAGGCTTTTGTTTGACAGGGAGCTAAGTCCCCATGCCAATCCAAAATGGACCATTGGAATTCCAAGATGCTTAAATTTTTATGAAAATTTTCCTTTTTGGCATGGGCTGTTTAGTCATTGTGGAATAAATATTGTTTTGTCTGGGCCTTCCACCATGGCAATGAGTGACACTGCCAAAGGAAGTATAATGTCAGATAATATTTGTTTTCCAGCCAAGCTTGCCAACGGTCATGTTCTGGATTTGGTAGACCAGGGTGTGGATCGAATTTTTTATCCCATGGTTATTTATGAATATGATGAGTTTCAGCAGGCGGTTAATGCTTTTAATTGCCCTATTGTGAGCAGTTATGCAGATGTGATTGACAGCAGTTTGGATTTGGATACCAGAAAAGGGATTCCTTTGGACAAGCCTGCTATTACTTTTAATGATGAAGCTTTGCTTACTAAGGCATGTTTGGCTTATCTTCAGCCTCTTGGAGTTTCAAAATCCAGTATCAGGGACGGAGTTAAAAAAGGACTTAAAGCTCAGGAGTATTATAAAAAAACCATCCGGGAAAAAGGAAAAGAGATGGTAGTCCGGGCAAATAAGAGCAATCGACTTTTAGTGGTGTTGAGTGGCCGGCCGTATCATATAGATTCTTTAATCAATCAAAAAACTTCTCAAATTCTCAGTGATTTTGGTGTGGATTTTATTACTGAAGATGCAGTGCCTGATGTTGAGAGTACTGAGTTTGAATCTCTCCAGGTTTTAACCCAGTGGGCTTATACGAATAGATTGTTTCATGCCGGGACCTGGGTGGCAAACCAGCCTGATAATATTCAGATGATTCAGCTTAATTCATTTGGGTGCGGGCCTGATGCGGTTTCCATTGAAGAAACCCGTCAAATTCTTGATACAGGCGGTAAAAATCATACAGTGATAAAAGTTGATGATATTTCAAGTACAGGTTCTGTAAGACTGAGAATCCGTTCCATGGTGGAATCTTTAAAACGTCAGACCAGTCATTCTCAGCCTGGGCATGTTTTGAGAAAAACTACTCCAAATTTTGAAAAAAAAGACAGGAAACGGAAAATACTTGCTCCTTTTTTTGCAGAAAGCTATTCAGATTATCTGCCTCCGGCCTTTGAGATATCAGGATATGAAGTGGAGGTTTTGCCTCCCCCGAACCAGGATTCAGTAGAAATCGGACTAAAATATGTGGGCAATGATATTTGTTATCCTGCAGTGCTTGTAACTGGAGATATAATCAAGGCATTGAAAACCGGACGCTATGATCCTGAAGAAATTGCAGTGGGAATTACTCAGACCGGAGGTCAATGCCGGGCATCCAGTTATTTGTTTTTGATTCGTAAAGCCATGGTAAAGGCGGGATTTGAGGATGTTCCGGTTATTTCGGTGACCAGTGCCAAGGGGCTGAATCATCAGCCTGGATTTGATATTAATTGGCTCAAGATGCTCAAAATTATGTATGTGGCCGCCATGTATTCCGATTGTATAGCTAAAATGTATTACTCAACCGCAGTAAGAGAAGTAAAGCCCGGAACCAGCCAGGAATTGAGGAAAAAATATATTTCAAAAGCTCAATCCTGTATTTTATCCAAAAATTATGAACAGTTTTTTAATTTGCTGGATAAGGCTGTGGCTGATTTTAACAGGGTGGCAATTCATGATAAGCCAGTTGGTAAAATAGGAATCGTAGGAGAGATTTATATAAAATACAATTCCTTTGGCAATCAGTTTATGACTGATTTTTTCATAGAAAATCAAGTTGAACCTGTTGTTCCTCCAATTTTAGATTTTTTTATTCAGGACTTTGTCAATTACAGGGAAAATATTCGGGCCCATATAAGACATAGAAAAATTACTGATATTTTGGGTCAGTTCATTGAAATTTATTTAAACAGGTTTCATAAAAAAATGGCTCAACAATTTGAAGCTTTTAGATTTCATACCCCTTTTCATGATATCCACGAGGTGGCAAAAAAAGCCGGAAGGATTTTATCTCCTGTAAATCAGTTTGGTGAAGGCTGGCTTATTCCAGGTGAGATAGCCTGTATGGCAGAAGAAGGAGTAAATCATATTGTCAGTGTCCAGCCTTTTGGCTGTATAGCCAACCACATTGTTTCCAAAGGAGTGGAAAAGAGAATCAAGAGTCTTTATCCAAATATGAATTTGCTGTTTTTGGATTTTGATGCAGGAACTTCTGAGGTCAATGTTAGAAACCGGCTGCATTTTATGGTGGAATCTGTGTTGAAAGCTGAAGGGATAAAAAAGACTCAGCCTTCCCTGGTAACTTCTGTTTGA
- a CDS encoding CBS domain-containing protein, with product MDNIKVNEVMRPIGGFPVIPSSATFMEGVATLENVDEEFKAGKTPERILLVHDNNGKIIGKISPMDIVEGLEPKYDYMDRFKTNQYSELIKSSIMAMKDQLQLWNKPFAELCKRANSIKIRDFIKMPKAAQMVDINDSIDVAFHLFIVNRHGSLFVKEGNEIVGLILFSDVYKRIKENLKSCAI from the coding sequence ATGGATAATATCAAAGTAAATGAAGTAATGCGTCCCATAGGCGGATTCCCAGTTATTCCAAGCAGCGCCACCTTTATGGAAGGAGTGGCGACCCTTGAAAATGTTGACGAGGAGTTTAAGGCAGGGAAAACTCCTGAAAGAATTTTACTCGTCCATGACAACAATGGAAAAATCATTGGGAAAATATCTCCCATGGATATTGTCGAGGGCTTAGAGCCTAAATATGACTATATGGATAGATTCAAAACCAATCAATATTCCGAATTGATTAAAAGTTCAATTATGGCAATGAAGGATCAGCTGCAATTGTGGAACAAGCCTTTTGCAGAACTTTGCAAAAGAGCAAATTCCATCAAAATACGTGATTTTATTAAAATGCCAAAAGCTGCCCAGATGGTAGATATCAACGATAGTATAGACGTTGCTTTTCACCTTTTCATTGTCAACCGCCATGGCTCTCTTTTTGTTAAAGAAGGGAACGAAATTGTAGGTCTTATTTTGTTTTCGGATGTTTACAAAAGAATTAAAGAAAATTTAAAGAGCTGTGCCATTTAA
- a CDS encoding TatD family hydrolase produces MKIFESHCHINDKSFNKDLPQVIERAAKNGVSHLMIAGVSLNTCKKALEIARKYKNVFISVGVHPHDSSNCSEEIISKLKEMAKDEKVKAWGETGLDFNRMHSPQKDQEKWFLRQIEEASALDLPLIFHERDTNKRFLEIIQSQNIKNGVVHCFSGDRDELFSYLDLGFYIGITGILTIKKRGEKLRELLKDIPLDRILVETDSPYLTPAPHKNKTRRNEPSFLPVIVKKIAEIKNIDVSKTSETIFQNTCSLFRIGN; encoded by the coding sequence ATGAAAATTTTTGAAAGTCATTGCCACATAAACGACAAAAGCTTTAACAAAGATCTGCCCCAGGTAATTGAAAGGGCAGCAAAAAATGGAGTTTCCCATTTAATGATTGCAGGAGTCAGTTTAAACACCTGTAAAAAAGCCCTTGAAATTGCAAGAAAATATAAAAATGTATTTATTTCAGTGGGAGTTCACCCCCATGATTCATCAAATTGCTCGGAAGAAATAATATCTAAACTTAAAGAAATGGCAAAAGATGAAAAAGTAAAAGCCTGGGGAGAAACAGGACTTGATTTCAATAGAATGCATTCTCCCCAAAAAGACCAGGAAAAATGGTTTTTAAGACAAATTGAAGAAGCATCTGCTCTTGATCTTCCCCTTATTTTTCACGAAAGGGACACTAACAAAAGATTTCTTGAAATAATTCAAAGTCAAAATATAAAAAACGGGGTTGTTCATTGCTTTAGCGGTGATAGAGATGAGCTTTTCTCATATCTTGATCTGGGTTTTTACATAGGGATTACAGGAATTCTTACAATAAAAAAACGAGGAGAAAAACTAAGAGAACTTTTAAAAGATATTCCCCTTGACAGAATTCTTGTTGAAACTGATTCTCCCTATCTTACCCCTGCACCCCATAAAAACAAAACAAGAAGAAATGAGCCTTCTTTTCTTCCTGTAATTGTTAAAAAAATTGCCGAGATCAAAAATATTGATGTTTCAAAAACTTCAGAAACTATTTTTCAAAACACTTGTTCCCTTTTTAGAATTGGAAACTAA
- a CDS encoding lysophospholipid acyltransferase family protein: protein MQKLQTIIINMIANFLSFIPKSTGRYLGIFFGKIWFAFGKKRRFIAIHNLKKIYSDKMSPVEIKKLARKNFIFHSITTFEILRLKRLSKSQIINEIEKVEGFENYLKAKKSNRPIFLLSAHFGNWELMALSAPLILHQPIHLIARKLDFEPLDQLIKTIRRKTGNLVIDKKQSATMISQILRKKGVVGVLTDQRALGNSAVDASFMGHPSKTNKGIALFDLRYKPEIVPIFCYRLENGKYKLKFFPPLKRPLRSDFKKDLKTYTEIYNKVLGEKIYQTPEHWFWFHDRWEKKEDLFGKKEI from the coding sequence ATGCAAAAACTTCAAACTATTATAATAAATATGATTGCAAATTTTCTTTCATTTATCCCAAAATCAACTGGAAGATATCTTGGAATTTTTTTTGGAAAAATCTGGTTTGCCTTTGGCAAAAAAAGAAGGTTTATTGCCATCCATAACCTTAAAAAAATATATTCAGACAAAATGAGTCCTGTGGAGATAAAAAAACTGGCAAGAAAAAACTTTATTTTCCATTCAATAACAACATTTGAAATTTTAAGGCTAAAAAGGCTTTCTAAATCTCAAATTATCAATGAAATTGAAAAAGTTGAAGGTTTTGAAAATTATTTAAAGGCAAAAAAATCAAACAGGCCGATTTTTCTTTTAAGTGCTCATTTTGGAAACTGGGAACTAATGGCCTTGTCTGCCCCTCTTATTCTTCATCAACCCATTCACCTCATAGCAAGAAAACTTGACTTTGAACCCCTTGATCAGCTCATAAAAACCATAAGAAGAAAAACAGGTAATCTTGTTATAGACAAAAAGCAAAGTGCAACAATGATAAGCCAGATTTTAAGAAAAAAAGGAGTGGTAGGAGTTTTAACAGATCAAAGGGCCCTTGGAAACTCTGCTGTTGATGCTTCTTTCATGGGACATCCTTCAAAAACAAACAAGGGGATTGCTCTTTTTGATTTAAGATACAAACCTGAAATAGTTCCAATTTTTTGCTATAGGCTTGAAAATGGCAAATATAAATTAAAGTTTTTTCCTCCTTTAAAAAGACCTTTAAGATCGGACTTTAAAAAAGATTTAAAAACATATACAGAAATCTACAATAAAGTTTTGGGTGAAAAAATTTATCAAACCCCTGAACATTGGTTCTGGTTTCATGACAGGTGGGAAAAAAAAGAAGATTTGTTTGGTAAAAAGGAAATTTAA
- the nagB gene encoding glucosamine-6-phosphate deaminase, translated as MYKIFDTVDEVSKYTAQRIMKKIQAKPNTILGLATGGTMEPVYAKLLELISQTSLDLSKLTTFNLDEYIGLSANHPQSYNYYMYEHLFNNLNIPKQRVNLPDGMAENVEEECKKYSKAIQDIGGLDLQLLGIGSNGHIGFNEPHTSFSSRTHVIELTRQTRIDNGRFFKNKKEVPTHAITLGILDILEAKEIILVATGSNKAEIMAKLFHSPIDEALPASALKQHKNLTIVLDSKAAALYPENI; from the coding sequence ATGTACAAAATCTTCGATACTGTGGATGAAGTCTCAAAATACACCGCTCAAAGGATAATGAAAAAAATTCAGGCAAAACCAAATACTATTTTAGGGTTGGCAACCGGAGGTACAATGGAGCCGGTATATGCAAAATTGTTAGAACTTATTTCTCAAACCTCTCTGGATCTATCTAAACTGACTACTTTTAATCTAGATGAGTATATAGGTTTAAGTGCAAATCATCCGCAAAGCTATAACTACTATATGTATGAGCATTTATTTAACAACCTGAATATACCAAAGCAAAGAGTAAACCTGCCCGATGGGATGGCTGAAAATGTTGAAGAAGAATGCAAAAAATATTCCAAAGCAATTCAGGACATAGGTGGACTGGATTTGCAGCTGCTTGGTATCGGCTCAAACGGGCATATTGGCTTTAACGAGCCCCACACCAGCTTTTCCAGCCGTACCCATGTAATTGAACTTACCAGGCAAACCCGAATTGATAATGGCAGATTTTTTAAAAACAAAAAAGAAGTTCCCACCCATGCAATCACCCTGGGTATTTTGGATATTTTAGAAGCAAAAGAAATAATTTTAGTGGCAACAGGAAGCAACAAGGCAGAGATTATGGCCAAACTTTTTCACAGCCCCATAGATGAAGCCCTGCCTGCTTCCGCCTTGAAACAGCATAAAAACCTTACCATTGTCCTGGATTCTAAAGCAGCGGCTTTATATCCTGAAAATATATAA
- a CDS encoding sulfide/dihydroorotate dehydrogenase-like FAD/NAD-binding protein → MYEIVKRKEIAKDIILNEIKAADIAMKANPGQFVLVKANEHGERVPFTIAISDKKKGTITIIYMVIGKSTMIFSSLKEGDYFEDVIGPLGMATHLEKLERVVCVGGGTGIAVLYPLAKGFVEKGSNVDVILGARNKELLILKDEMDEIAKNLIICTDDGSLGRKGFVTEALKDELEKGKVDLVIAVGPVMMMKAVSELTKKYKTKTLVSLNPIMIDGTGMCGCCRVSVGGKTKFACVDGPEFDGHEVDFNELQMRLTAYKDKEKKACEDYKCKVREQGDNK, encoded by the coding sequence ATGTATGAGATAGTCAAAAGAAAAGAAATAGCAAAAGATATAATTTTAAATGAGATTAAGGCTGCAGATATTGCCATGAAGGCAAATCCAGGTCAGTTTGTTCTTGTTAAGGCCAATGAACATGGAGAAAGAGTTCCTTTTACAATTGCCATCTCAGATAAAAAAAAGGGCACAATCACAATAATTTATATGGTTATTGGAAAATCAACCATGATTTTTTCTTCCCTTAAAGAAGGAGATTATTTTGAAGATGTGATTGGTCCCCTTGGAATGGCTACTCATTTGGAAAAGCTTGAAAGAGTTGTTTGTGTTGGAGGAGGAACAGGAATAGCTGTTTTATATCCCCTGGCAAAAGGTTTTGTTGAAAAAGGCAGCAATGTTGATGTGATTTTAGGTGCGAGAAATAAAGAGCTTTTGATTTTAAAAGATGAAATGGATGAGATTGCAAAAAATCTTATTATTTGTACTGATGACGGGAGCCTGGGAAGAAAAGGTTTTGTTACAGAGGCTTTAAAAGATGAGCTTGAAAAAGGAAAAGTTGATCTTGTAATTGCTGTTGGTCCTGTGATGATGATGAAGGCTGTTTCAGAGCTTACTAAAAAATATAAGACCAAAACTTTGGTGAGCCTAAATCCTATTATGATTGACGGAACAGGAATGTGCGGTTGCTGTCGTGTAAGTGTTGGCGGTAAAACAAAGTTTGCCTGTGTTGACGGGCCTGAATTTGACGGCCATGAAGTGGATTTTAATGAGCTTCAAATGAGACTTACAGCATATAAGGACAAGGAGAAAAAAGCCTGTGAAGATTATAAATGTAAAGTAAGAGAGCAGGGGGACAATAAATAA
- the gltA gene encoding NADPH-dependent glutamate synthase gives MAEKQKKIPRQKMPEQKPEIRRSNFKEVPFGFDKETALLEASRCLKCKKPFCVEGCPVSVPIPEFISLILEEKFEDAITEIRKKNFLPAVCGRVCPQENQCEGSCILGKKGTPVAIGALERFVADREINSGKKEVCFNIKKTGKKVAVVGSGPSGLTVAGDLALKGHEVTVFEAFHKAGGVLVYGIPEFRLPKKIVEYEIEKLKSCGVKFVLNYVIGKIKTIDDLFEEGFDAVYIGVGAGLPRFLNIEGENFNGVYSANEYLTRANLMKAYDSDYDTPIAIGKNVVVVGAGNVAMDSARTALRLGGENVSIVYRRSRDEMPARAEELHHAEEEGIDFKLLRNPVKVLGDEKGWIKGVECIKMELGEPDDSGRRSPVEIKGSEFVLDCDLMIIAVGSGANPVLTSSEKELNLSKRGYIETDSETGKTSIKAVWAGGDIVTGQATVIMAMGAGRKAANDIDKYLSEL, from the coding sequence ATGGCTGAAAAACAAAAAAAAATTCCAAGACAAAAAATGCCCGAGCAAAAACCTGAAATAAGAAGATCTAATTTCAAGGAAGTTCCCTTTGGTTTTGACAAGGAAACAGCACTTCTTGAGGCTTCAAGATGTCTTAAATGCAAAAAACCTTTTTGTGTTGAAGGTTGTCCTGTGTCAGTTCCCATCCCTGAGTTTATTTCTTTAATTCTTGAAGAAAAATTTGAAGATGCAATCACTGAAATAAGAAAGAAAAACTTTCTTCCTGCGGTTTGCGGAAGGGTTTGTCCCCAGGAAAATCAATGCGAAGGAAGCTGTATTTTAGGAAAAAAAGGAACTCCTGTTGCTATTGGTGCTTTGGAGCGTTTTGTAGCAGACAGGGAAATAAATTCAGGTAAAAAAGAAGTTTGTTTTAATATAAAAAAGACAGGTAAAAAAGTTGCAGTTGTAGGATCAGGACCTTCAGGGCTTACAGTGGCAGGAGATTTGGCTTTAAAAGGACACGAGGTAACAGTTTTTGAAGCCTTTCATAAGGCAGGCGGTGTTTTAGTTTATGGAATTCCAGAATTTCGACTTCCCAAAAAAATTGTTGAATATGAAATTGAAAAATTAAAATCCTGCGGAGTAAAATTTGTTTTAAATTATGTGATAGGAAAAATAAAAACAATTGATGACCTTTTTGAAGAAGGTTTTGATGCTGTATATATAGGAGTAGGAGCAGGGCTTCCCAGATTTTTAAATATTGAAGGTGAAAATTTCAATGGAGTTTATTCAGCTAATGAATACCTTACAAGGGCAAATCTTATGAAGGCCTATGACTCTGATTATGATACTCCTATTGCAATAGGTAAAAATGTTGTGGTTGTGGGAGCAGGAAACGTTGCAATGGATTCTGCAAGAACAGCTTTAAGACTTGGCGGAGAAAATGTTTCCATTGTGTATAGAAGATCCAGGGATGAAATGCCGGCAAGAGCTGAAGAACTTCACCATGCAGAAGAAGAGGGAATTGATTTTAAGCTTCTTAGAAATCCTGTAAAAGTTCTTGGAGATGAAAAAGGCTGGATCAAAGGAGTGGAGTGCATAAAAATGGAACTTGGCGAACCAGATGATTCAGGAAGAAGAAGTCCTGTTGAAATCAAGGGGAGTGAGTTTGTTCTGGATTGTGATCTTATGATAATTGCGGTTGGAAGCGGAGCAAATCCTGTACTTACAAGTTCTGAAAAAGAATTGAATCTTTCAAAAAGAGGCTATATTGAAACTGATTCTGAAACTGGAAAAACTTCAATTAAAGCTGTGTGGGCAGGAGGAGATATTGTCACAGGTCAGGCAACTGTAATTATGGCAATGGGAGCTGGAAGAAAAGCTGCCAATGATATAGATAAATATTTAAGTGAACTTTGA